In Euphorbia lathyris chromosome 9, ddEupLath1.1, whole genome shotgun sequence, the following are encoded in one genomic region:
- the LOC136207237 gene encoding agamous-like MADS-box protein AGL80: MRKKVKLAFIENNSARKATFKKRKKGLLKKISELKTLCDIQACAIIYSPYDSRPEVWPSEYGVHQVLSRLTMMPEMEQSKKMLNQQSFLRQRINKAIEQLRKQKKDNLEMEVTQAMFDGLTGQSLIYLNMLDLTELRLIIDRKLIEIIMRIQTLTVNNSYAGEASDAVVENSVAEGGAEGTVVVAEPPVTVGFDVNGESVQRQPWMFTDLVNPPNQFQFGGGAVTGGGEDMLPPFSLQNEDNLWYSEFFRYSGI, from the coding sequence atgagaaagaaggtGAAACTTGCTTTCATAGAAAACAATTCAGCAAGAAAAGCAACAttcaagaagaggaagaagggtCTATTGAAGAAGATAAGTGAATTAAAAACACTTTGTGATATTCAGGCGTGTGCAATAATATACAGTCCTTATGATTCTCGGCCGGAGGTTTGGCCGTCGGAGTACGGCGTTCACCAAGTTCTTTCTCGCCTCACAATGATGCCGGAGATGGAGCAAAGCAAGAAAATGCTTAACCAGCAGAGTTTTCTCCGTCAACGAATCAACAAAGCAATTGAGCAGCTGAGGAAGCAGAAAAAGGATAACCTGGAAATGGAGGTAACTCAGGCGATGTTCGATGGTCTCACCGGACAAAGCTTGATTTATCTGAACATGCTCGATTTGACTGAACTTAGATTGATAATTGATCGAAAATTGATCGAGATAATCATGAGAATTCAAACCCTAACGGTTAATAATTCTTATGCCGGAGAGGCTTCGGATGCGGTGGTGGAAAATTCGGTTGCTGAAGGCGGTGCAGAAGGGACGGTGGTGGTGGCTGAGCCGCCAGTGACGGTGGGATTTGATGTGAATGGGGAGAGTGTGCAGAGGCAACCATGGATGTTTACGGATTTGGTTAATCCTCCAAACCAATTCCAGTTTGGTGGTGGCGCGGTCACCGGTGGTGGAGAAGATATGTTGCCGCCGTTTTCTCTTCAGAACGAGGATAATCTCTGGTATAGTGAGTTCTTTAGATATAGTGGAATCTGA